TTTTATCTGATACTTCTGGTTATCAATTATAAATTTATCATGCTCAAGCAGTTTTCCTATATTTACTGAGTAATCCCTGTACATTTCACTTTTAACGTTGCTATTCTGTAACAATGAATAATAGTAGGACAGCTTCAGAAATTCTTTCCTGTCTTCAATTTTATTTTCTTCAACATATTTTATAAAATTATTTATGAAAGCTTCTTCTTCTCTTGTTATTTCTCCACTTTTCTTTTCATCGATAAAACTCATAAATCCATTTCTGTTGTCTACAATTTCATTTAATATTTCAGAAAATTCTTCCAGTTCCTTTTGATATTTTCCATAATCATGATGAGTAAATTTTTTATCCAAATATTTGTCATTATATGCAGATATTTTACCGGAATTTTTATAGATATCCTCCCATGCATTCTTTATACTTTTTACTTTGGAATTAAATATGGAAAATATTGAAACCTTCAGTTTATTTACACCAAAAAATTCTTCAAACTGTTTTCCGTATTTCGATGTATTATCCTTAATGAAATTTATCATTTTTTTTGCATCATTTAACGTATTTGAAGTTTCTTCAAAAAATATTTCATACGACTGTATATTTTTAAACTTATCATTATATATTCCTTCAAATTTTCTAATTTTATCAATCGTTCCTATTTTATTAAGCAGTCTATCCACAATATCAAGTATTCTGTAAACTGTGTCAGTATTATTTTTCTCAGTATCAACATGATAATAATCCTGATATTCTTTTCCTCCTAGAAGATTCAACATTGCATCATTTACTGTTAAATTAGTATTTTTCATATTTCCTTCTAAAGATTTCTGATGATTGTTGTATTTTTCCTTCAGAGCTTTATATTCCATTACCGAATACTCATATTTTGCTTCATCAAACTGTTCAGTCTTAGGTAGATTTTCTGCAAGGTCTCTAACCCTCTTTACTATATCCCTTCTATCCTTTACAGGATCATTCAGCATTACAGTAAGATCTCCAAGACCAATATCTGTCAATTTTTCATATATTACATCCAGAGCTGTTTTTTTCTCACATACAATCAGAATATTTGCACCATTCTCAAGGGAATTTGTTATAATTGCTGTCAGGGTCTGACTTTTTCCTGTTCCCGGAGGTCCCTGAATAATTTTATACTGACTGTCTGTCAAAGTTTCTACAACATTCTGCTGACTTGGATCAGTCGAAATTGATGTATTTTTATTCAGCTGAAAATCATCCCTTTCAGATACATTAAATTTAAACTGGGCAAAATTTTCTGTTAAAGTATTGAAATCCTGTATTATTCCTTCATTCTGACGTTTAAACAGCCCTAATACTCCTCCATAGAAAATAAACGGAGCACTCTTTCCCTTTTCATCAATTTTTTCAGCATTTTCAGGAAATTTTTCTATTTTAAATTCCTCAGAGTATTCTATTTTCAATTTTTTGTTTATTTCAGAAAGTATATTTTTTATTTCATCGAATGTAAGTACACTGTCATCCTCATCTTTTCCTGCTTCATACACAGATGATAAATCAGTTTTATCATCTGAAAGAAGCTGCATCAGCAGTACTTTATTAATTTCAGCAGTAGAATTTTCATCCTTTGAAATTATAAACTCATTCATATCAGATTTAGATCTTGTTATATCCAGTTTCCATATAAATAAAGGAGATTTCATAACTGATTTTGTCTTATTATTCTGCTTTACAAGAATCGGATATCCCAATGCAAGGCTATTTACTCCTTCTTCCCTTAAAATATTCATATTTTCATTAAAAAGATACTGTATTTTTCTTTCCACAGACTGATTTTTTTCTTCATTTGTCATTCTAATTTTCATGCTGAAATCTTTTTTTGTAAATAGATTCTCAAAAAATTTTTTAGAAAAATCCGGATTTATCTTATCAAAATCTGATAAATCCATTCTTGCCCGATATCTTCCAGGCATTGCACTTAGATAAATACTCCTCATTGAACCTACATTCAGTTTTTCCACCAGCAGGTTTAAAAAATTAATATTCATATTTAGATTTAAAACCTTCTTCAAATATTATAAATAATATCCCACAGCATTCTAATAATTGCTGCCTGAAGAGTTTTTTCTCCTTTCCTTTTAAATATTATCCATATTGATTTATATAATAATTATACTAAAAAAGACTTTATTATTCTATCTCAATTTAACATATTTTCTTTTTGTATTCTTAAATTTTTAGAATACAAGACGCATTTCATACCATACAACTCCACCATGGGTAGATTCAGATACTCCTTCATTTTTAAATCCAAATTTTGAATAATAATGTACAAGTGCATCCTTACAGGTCAGAACTACTCCTTTTCTTTTTTTATCTTTTGCATCCTTAATCATTTCATTTAGTAATTTTTCAGCATAACCTCTTTTTCTGTAGTCAGGTAATGTATTAACTCCAAAAACCATCTGCCATTCACCTTCAGGATTGTGTAAATGAGGATTTTCATACATTTCATCTGATAAATTTGGGATATCTGTTACCATTCCATTTACAAAACTGACAATTTTCCCATCTTCCTCAAGAATCCAGAAATAATCAGGATATACAGTCAGCCTTCCTTTAAATGATTCTTCTGTTGCAGCTTCACTTGCTGGAAAACACTCTGCTTCTATGGCTGTTATTTCCTTCAGATCTTGAATTTTTCCTCTTCTTATATTCATAAATTTATCCTTTCCTGACAATTTTTAACTTTTTACTTTATTTTACCTTTATCTTCTGAAAAAATCAATTGTGTATTTCTGGGAAATTTTCTTTCATTTTCTCATTTCTTTAATATAACTACCATGTGTATAAATATAATTTGTAAAAATGTACATAAAAACGGTAATAAAGATACTTCCAAGAAATAATATCCAATTACCGTTCTGTTTTATTCTTTTTTTCAATAATTTTTATTTTTACTTTTTTATCCTATAAATTTTTAACATCAATTACTTTTACATCATCTAGATTTTTTGTTGAATACTCATAAATTTTTCCATCATCATAAATATATAAAATCCCTTTATATATTGTCAAATCAATTTTCCTGTAATCTTTCACTTTAATTTCTTTTATCGGTTTCTGATTCTCATCGACTATTATTATTCGGTTATCTTTTAAGATGTGGACATTACTAAACTTTTTATATTCATTTTTAAATAAAGGGGAATCTATTTTCATTTCTCTTTCTCCCCATTCTTCTTCTGAAAGCCCCTCTATTTTTTCAACTTCCTCTATTACCTTATCAACTTTTTTTAATCCATATCTTCCTGCAATTTCATAATTATCAAATTCTATATTCTTATAATACAAGTCAAAAAATATTCTTATTTCTTCTTCAGTAAAATTTTTCTCTAGTATTGGAAGAAGAATACTTTCCTTGTCTTCTGTTTTATTAAATTCTTTCAGCACTTGTTTTTTTCCATATTTTATTTCTTCACTTAAAATTGATTCAAAGAAATATGAGTTATTAGAGTTTTTCTCAAATTCTATAATCAGTTTAATCATCTGTATTATTTTTTCTTCATCTGTACTGAAATTTTTTAAAATTTTAGCAATATCTGTATCAATATATTCCTGGTCAAATTCTAAAATTTTTTCTAATTTCTTTTCTTTTTCCTGAATGTATCTGACTAATACTCTATTTTCACTTTGAATTTCTGCCTCATTTTGATTCAAATAAGAATATTTTTTATTGAAATCTTCTAGGTTCATATATTTAGTTTCTTTACTTTGCTGCACTTCCTTCCCCATACCTTCCCTCTTTTCTATTTTTCTTTCTTCACTTTTATTTATACAGGAAAACAATAAAAATAAAATTAGAAATGCTTGAAATTTTTTCATATAGCTTCACCTACTTTTTATATTTTTCTATCCTATTAGTTATATTATTTTTTACTTTTATTACAATATTATTTATTTTCTGCTGATTTATTTTATTCGATGAAACCTCTCCACTTACCTCCTGATCTTTTTTATCTCCTGAAGCTGTTCTACTTTTTCTATTAATTTTTTCTATTTTATAGGCAAAATTCATTATTTTATCAAAGAATTCCCTTGAATTTTCTGAAAAATATATATTTCCATAACTTTTATGCCTACTTATTATTTTTTTTGTAGAAGGTAATAGACAACCTACTGAAAACCCCCTGTGATCTCCATGATGAATTAAAATCCATCTATTTTTAGGTATTAATGTCCTATTATTTGAATCCTTTTTATGATTTTGTACCCCTATTGCCATATAAGATTTTCTAATCACATTTCCTTTTTCATCCTTCTTTTCTGGTCTTAAATGCCATCTTAAATCATGAGTTCCTTCTATTATTCTTTTATTTTTATTTCCATTTATTTCATTTTCTCCTCCAGGTTCTATAACATACCCGTCATATCCTTCCAATTTCTTTCCAGAAGGATCCAATATTGAAAAATAAGATATTGTAGAGTTCTTTTTGGCATTTTCCTTTGTCCATTTTTTAGGATCTGTATTATAGTATTCTTCAAATCTTTCAACATAAAAAGTATATTTTCCCTGAACTCCCAAATGTGGACAATTTCCTGAACTACAGCTGTCCTCTCTTTTTTCTGTTTTTGATGAATTTACACTACTGGAGGATTTTGATGGTTTGGATAGACTTTCATTATTATTCTTTTTATTAGTTTCTGAAATTTCAGAAGAATTTTTGCTATTACTGGCAACTGTTGTATTTTCTATCTTAGAAGTTTTATCTTTTCCATGATTTTTATTCCATTCCATCTGATTAAAAGGACACATTGTGGATATTTTCCCACTTTTTCTTATTATTTTCAAAATATCCCATTCAGTAGGTATATTTTTTGTAGTATCGTATAAATTTCCTCCCATTCCAATCCAAGTCAATATATCGCCAATTTTTGTCTCCTGCTTATCCTCTCCCTTCAGATTAAGTCTGTTTCCTCCAACATTAAAATTATCCAGTCCTGCTATTTTAGATTTTACATTTTTCTCATCCATAGTCAGTTCTGCTTTTATAAATTCCTTTTCCTCATTTTTCATTGAAAGCCTTGCAGCCTGCATCAGATAACCATACACCATTGCAGGTAGAATTTTTGCAGAATAAAAATTTTTTCTTTCATGATCACACAGGGAAATCCCTTTTTTTCTTATTATCCCTTTTGTATCAATATTAGGATTAGACAATTGTTTCACTCTTTTATATGAACTTCTGAATGCCTGAAAAATTTTACCTCTCAATTCATTTTCTTTTTCCTTTGTCACCTCCGATTTCATTATTGGCATTTTTTTCTTATTACTTTCAACAATTTTCTTATACTCTTTTTCTTCTTCAGCAGTAAGACCTTTTCCTGTAATTATTCCGGCTGTTTTTTTATTTATATATGGTTTTAGCTTGTTTTCTGTCTGACTTATATATTTTTTCGCATTAGCAAACTTCTGACAGGATTTTTTCAATGAAGTCTGCATAAAATTATTGTTTACATCCCTGCATACATCGACTAACAGTTTATACACACAGTCAGCATCCCTTACACTTTCTTTAAACTCCGTTTTTTTATCTTCTGCTATCCCTATTTCCTTTTGACCTGCATCATCAATACTGACAGTTCCCCCATATTTACATTTTATTGTGGAAATATCCAATAATGCAGGATATTCTCCAACCTTCACATCTGTATTTTTTTCCCATTGCCCTAAAAGTTCAGGTTTGCATATTCCAATTGCACGGCATTTTTTAAATGGTAAAATTTTTTTATCATTTATATTTGCCTGCTTTCCTCCCCTTAAAGTTATACTGTTCTGATTTATTACCAGTTTACTTATATCTTCTCCTAAGGTACATTTCAACATGCAGTTGTCATTTACAAAGAGTTCCCCTGTCGGCTTTACTATATTCTGAAAATCATAAAATGACTTATAGAAGGAATAGATGTCCATGGAATCGATATTTGCTGAATAATCTCTTAATTCCTTGCAATCCTTAAATAATTTATGCATTATTGATCTGTCTTTTTCAAAATCAGACTTATCCCTGTAATTTTCATATATCTCATCTATCAGGTTACTTATATTCCGTATATTCCTTACTTTTATTGCTGATTTGGAGGTTATCCAGTCATTCAGAAGGGTAGTCACCCTTATTTCTTTTCCAAGTTTTTCAAGCCTGTTATACAATCCCGTATCTGTTTTTGAAGGAATATCTATACCTCTTTGTTTTTTTACATACCATAACAGATAATTTCTGACTATGTTGCTATCTTTATACTTATGGTTATCAAAATACTTTGTCTCATTTTCTCCCTTAAATCCTGTCTGAACTGACAAAAATTCTATTATTATATTTTCAATTAACCGCTTAGTCAATGGATACTGATTTATGCCATTTTCATCAATTTCGTAGAATTTCTGATATTCACTGTCACTTGAATACAGTTCTTTCATTAAACTTATACATTTAATCTTTGAAAGATCTGAATCTGAAATATTTTTTTTAGCAACCTTTATCACTATTTCATCAATATCTTTTATTCCCTTCATATACTTGTCATATTTTTCAAGGAGTACATTTTTTTCTACTTTATGTGTATTTTTTCCCTCTTTTACATCCTTCGAACTGTTATTTAATGTATCCTGTATCTTATCTGTAAATCCTGATTTAGGCTGATTTTCTCCAATAGGTTTTCTATCAGGATATTTTACATATTTTGCTGAATACTGACTTAACACATATTCCAGTGATTCTACCCTGCTTTTATTGAAAATTGGATTACTCCACACATAATAGATAATATCCTGTATTCTTATATTTTCATTTTCATCTCTTCCTCTTAAAATATCGAATCCCTGCTGTTTTATTACATTTCCTATTTTGTCACTGCCTTTGGTTGCTTCATCATATATTTTCAAAATTACATTGATATCTTCCCTGTTTTCTTCCAAAACCTTTTTTGATGTTTTTGTTTCCAGATATTTTATATAATCGCTATCATACATGTTTTTATCATTGAATTTAACTTGCAGCCTTTCCAATACAGCTTCCTCAGAATTTACAAATACCAGCTCAGGAGCTTTACTGTTTTCAAACCTGTCTTTTTTATATTCTTCATTATCCCAGACTTCTTCAAACTTCTGACCATTAAATACAAATACCCCCTGTCTATTATTTTCCTCAGAAGAATTCATAGCAGAATTTGATTTTTTTCCTGTACTGTTATTTTTTTCTTCCTTTATTTTAGCCTGGCTATTTATATTTTTATTATCCACCTGTGCATCATTTTTTTCTACTACTTTCCCATTTATTCTACATTGGAATATTTTAGTAAAATTTTCTTTAAAATATTCCCATCTTTTTTCTTTATCAGCATCTGAAAGACCATTATTTATTTTAGTCATTATTTTGTTAAATGCTTTTCTATATTTTTCAAAACCTTCTTTGTTATTTTCAACAATTTTTACATATTCATGACAATTTTTCCCTAATAAATCCATAAATGATGCTCTCACGTTATGTTTATAATCTCTTAGAATTATATCTGGATCAGATACATAATCTACATTTTCATTAAATGTTTTTTTGTATAAGTTTGTAGCAAGAGTATAGTTGTATCTCCCTGTAAGCTGCATTATTCCTCTACCTCTAAATTTATATCCGTCTCCTTTACCATTTTTCAGTTCTTCCCTATTATCATATACAGTATCTGCTATTGCTCTCTGATTTGCCGGATGATTTTTATTTTTTCCATGTTTTGCTGCTAAACTTGGATTATTTCTATATCTTCTGAATATTTCCTTCAATCTTTTTTCACTATAATTAAAAATCTCATTAAAATTTTTATAATTAGTTTCACCCCTAAAATGTGCAAAAATATGAGCATAAGCCAGACAATCATCCATTCCAAGTTTTTTAAAACAACTGTTTATTTCATCAACTGTTTTCTTAAAAGCTTCTTCACTCCCATTTTTAAACATCATTCTCAGCTGCTCTATTGTAACCTCCATGAAATCCCCCTTTTCATGATTAATATTTCTCAAATAATTCTGATATTTCTGTATCTACATCAAACTTTTCTATCGATTTGTTTATCTTTTTTTTAGGAGATTTTGATACTTTAAAGTCATCTCCTTCTTTTGTTTTTATTTTCGAATATCCTTCTACATATACATTGTCAATTACCAAATTATTATTTTTATAGCCAAGTTCAATAAAATATGTCTTAAATCCTGACAATTTCCCCATTGACATATCTCTTATGATGACCATATTATTTTTTATTTCATATGAACTTTCTTCTCCGTAGGAACCTCCTGTACCTTCTATTCCAACTGGAATAATTAACTTACAGCTATCAAAAATTTTATAATCCTCCCCTTCACTTATAAAAAATTTTAAACAGCTTGAATTTTTACCAGTTTTATACATTTCATATAATTCATCAGGCCCCATATCCTTTGCTTTTTCAGTTTCAATATTAGAATATTCCAAAATATAATCTTTCTTATTGTCTTTATTTATATATCCTGACTTTGTTTCTTTTAATGTTATTCCATTGGCAAATTTTATGCTTTTATCATTTATCAGATTTTTCTCAAGTTTGTCTGACTTTATCAATAATTTTATATATTCCGTATAAAATTTCTCTGCTTTAGTTTTTTCGCCTAATTTCCATAATACATCTGCATAATTTAAATTGGCTACAATTCTTTTAGGAAACTTATTTAATATGTCTTCTAATATTTTCTTTGACTCTGATAAATTTCCTTTTTTATATAACTCATAGGCGTAGTCATTTATTTGAGTTACATTTTTCTCTGTTATCTCTCTATTATTCCTATTCTCTGTACTTTTTCCTTTTAAATAACTTAACGAAATACAAAAAATAAATACAAACATTATTTTCCAGATAATTCCTTTTTTCATTGATGCTCCTTCCTTTTCACTGATTTTATTATTTCAACTGACTTTTATGTATATATCCTTTCATATGGTATCCACCCTTTTCATTATAGAAATATACATATTTCCAATTATTTTCAGTATATATTTCCTCAACTTCAACACCATTTTTTAATTTATATAATATTGTACTTTCTACACTTGGTTCCCTTCTTAAATTAATACTGTCATCTTTGGAAGCTGTTTTTAAAATTTTACCTGTCTTATAGTTTTTCTTTGCTGCTGTATCATTATCAAATCCATAATCCCTAAAATCATCCTGCCAGGAAATTTCTTCCTTCAAATCAGTTACAATATAATTGGTTGCACCAGGTGCGGCTACTACTGACAAAAATAAATTATCTCCGTCCATACTTTCAAGTAATGCCTCAGCATATGCAATTTTCCTTCCTATTACCCTGCCCTTCTTTACAAAAATTGTTTCCCTGTTAGACTGTCCCGCATAAGCATATGGATATGTAATTATATACATTCCATAATCTTTATTTCTAAAGCTTTCTATTCCTGTTATTTTTTCATCTTCACTTTCTGCTTCTTTATCATATTTATTTACTATTTTATAAACTTCTTCTGGTAATTTTTCTCTTGAAATTTCTGACACGGAAATAGTCTTTACTATCTTTACTGTTTCAAAATCATTTATTTTATCCTCAAATTCTGAAAAATTCGGATATTTTGTTTCATTTTCCCTCTTTTTTGAATTTTCTTCCATTCTATTTTCAATAAATATCTTATCAAGCATAGTAAATTTATTATAATTTTCATATATATAATCTACTATTTCTTTAGGAACTTCCCTTACTTCAAGTCTTTTCAGTCTTCTTAGTTTTTCTATTTCTTCAACACCGTATTTTAACGGATTGAAACTCACATCTAAATGATTTAATTTAGATAATCTGCCTATACCTCTAATATCCTTAATGTTATTATTATGAAGCCACAATTCTTTCAAATTTTTTAAATTTAATAACGGGGTTATATCTTCTATCTGATTGAAATTTATTTTTAAAACTTCTAATTTTTCAAGTTTTTCCAAAGGTTTCAAATCACTTATTTTATTCCATCGTAAATCAAGTTCCTTTACATTTTTGTAATCTAAAATACAACTTATTTCTTCCAAATTTTTATTTTTCAGCTCTATTTTTTCAGAATTAACATTGTATTTCTCAAGTTCTTTACAACTTTTACTTTTTGAAACTGACCCGCTGCTTTCATTTGTTTTTATTTCCTTTTTCTTTTCCATGCTGTTAACTTTGTTACAATTTACAAACAATGTAACAAATAACATTAAAACAAATAAATTTCTTCTCATTTTCATATTTCCCTCCATTATTTCAAATCAATTTCCTCAATTATTATGTATCTTCTGCCCCTTCATTCTTATTTCTCCCGAAGCTTCTATCCTGATATCCTTTGCTTTTCCAATAACATTGATATTATCTCCGTAAATTGCCATTTCTCCTATTGATTCAATTCCAACATAGTCATCCGACACAACTACCATGTTTTTCAATCCCTTATTTACAAAATTTTCTGCTGTTTCACTGCTTGTTTTTGAAGTTCTTGTGTATGAATTTTCCATATTCAGTTCCATTTTATTTTTATTGACTGTAAGATTAAAATCACTTCCATTAATATGAAAATTTCTTTTTTCATAATCACTAAATCTTCCGTTTCCTTTATTATTTACTGCCCAGGAAACTCTTGCGAAACTTTCATCTTCATTTGGAAAGTAAACCTCTACCGTATCATTTATTTCCGGAGTGCAGAAAAATCCTGTATTTGTCTGAGAATAGAAAGTCTGATAACTTAATGGCCATCTCTTTATTCCATAATCAGAATAAGCCCTACTGAACTCCACCTCTCCTTTTTGTTCGATTATTTTATTTAAACCTTCATTAAAAACAACTTCCATTTTTGCAATTTCTTCTTCAGAA
This portion of the Leptotrichia sp. oral taxon 215 str. W9775 genome encodes:
- a CDS encoding GNAT family N-acetyltransferase, giving the protein MNIRRGKIQDLKEITAIEAECFPASEAATEESFKGRLTVYPDYFWILEEDGKIVSFVNGMVTDIPNLSDEMYENPHLHNPEGEWQMVFGVNTLPDYRKRGYAEKLLNEMIKDAKDKKRKGVVLTCKDALVHYYSKFGFKNEGVSESTHGGVVWYEMRLVF
- a CDS encoding PAAR-like protein, coding for MEVTIEQLRMMFKNGSEEAFKKTVDEINSCFKKLGMDDCLAYAHIFAHFRGETNYKNFNEIFNYSEKRLKEIFRRYRNNPSLAAKHGKNKNHPANQRAIADTVYDNREELKNGKGDGYKFRGRGIMQLTGRYNYTLATNLYKKTFNENVDYVSDPDIILRDYKHNVRASFMDLLGKNCHEYVKIVENNKEGFEKYRKAFNKIMTKINNGLSDADKEKRWEYFKENFTKIFQCRINGKVVEKNDAQVDNKNINSQAKIKEEKNNSTGKKSNSAMNSSEENNRQGVFVFNGQKFEEVWDNEEYKKDRFENSKAPELVFVNSEEAVLERLQVKFNDKNMYDSDYIKYLETKTSKKVLEENREDINVILKIYDEATKGSDKIGNVIKQQGFDILRGRDENENIRIQDIIYYVWSNPIFNKSRVESLEYVLSQYSAKYVKYPDRKPIGENQPKSGFTDKIQDTLNNSSKDVKEGKNTHKVEKNVLLEKYDKYMKGIKDIDEIVIKVAKKNISDSDLSKIKCISLMKELYSSDSEYQKFYEIDENGINQYPLTKRLIENIIIEFLSVQTGFKGENETKYFDNHKYKDSNIVRNYLLWYVKKQRGIDIPSKTDTGLYNRLEKLGKEIRVTTLLNDWITSKSAIKVRNIRNISNLIDEIYENYRDKSDFEKDRSIMHKLFKDCKELRDYSANIDSMDIYSFYKSFYDFQNIVKPTGELFVNDNCMLKCTLGEDISKLVINQNSITLRGGKQANINDKKILPFKKCRAIGICKPELLGQWEKNTDVKVGEYPALLDISTIKCKYGGTVSIDDAGQKEIGIAEDKKTEFKESVRDADCVYKLLVDVCRDVNNNFMQTSLKKSCQKFANAKKYISQTENKLKPYINKKTAGIITGKGLTAEEEKEYKKIVESNKKKMPIMKSEVTKEKENELRGKIFQAFRSSYKRVKQLSNPNIDTKGIIRKKGISLCDHERKNFYSAKILPAMVYGYLMQAARLSMKNEEKEFIKAELTMDEKNVKSKIAGLDNFNVGGNRLNLKGEDKQETKIGDILTWIGMGGNLYDTTKNIPTEWDILKIIRKSGKISTMCPFNQMEWNKNHGKDKTSKIENTTVASNSKNSSEISETNKKNNNESLSKPSKSSSSVNSSKTEKREDSCSSGNCPHLGVQGKYTFYVERFEEYYNTDPKKWTKENAKKNSTISYFSILDPSGKKLEGYDGYVIEPGGENEINGNKNKRIIEGTHDLRWHLRPEKKDEKGNVIRKSYMAIGVQNHKKDSNNRTLIPKNRWILIHHGDHRGFSVGCLLPSTKKIISRHKSYGNIYFSENSREFFDKIMNFAYKIEKINRKSRTASGDKKDQEVSGEVSSNKINQQKINNIVIKVKNNITNRIEKYKK
- a CDS encoding AAA domain-containing protein, whose product is MNINFLNLLVEKLNVGSMRSIYLSAMPGRYRARMDLSDFDKINPDFSKKFFENLFTKKDFSMKIRMTNEEKNQSVERKIQYLFNENMNILREEGVNSLALGYPILVKQNNKTKSVMKSPLFIWKLDITRSKSDMNEFIISKDENSTAEINKVLLMQLLSDDKTDLSSVYEAGKDEDDSVLTFDEIKNILSEINKKLKIEYSEEFKIEKFPENAEKIDEKGKSAPFIFYGGVLGLFKRQNEGIIQDFNTLTENFAQFKFNVSERDDFQLNKNTSISTDPSQQNVVETLTDSQYKIIQGPPGTGKSQTLTAIITNSLENGANILIVCEKKTALDVIYEKLTDIGLGDLTVMLNDPVKDRRDIVKRVRDLAENLPKTEQFDEAKYEYSVMEYKALKEKYNNHQKSLEGNMKNTNLTVNDAMLNLLGGKEYQDYYHVDTEKNNTDTVYRILDIVDRLLNKIGTIDKIRKFEGIYNDKFKNIQSYEIFFEETSNTLNDAKKMINFIKDNTSKYGKQFEEFFGVNKLKVSIFSIFNSKVKSIKNAWEDIYKNSGKISAYNDKYLDKKFTHHDYGKYQKELEEFSEILNEIVDNRNGFMSFIDEKKSGEITREEEAFINNFIKYVEENKIEDRKEFLKLSYYYSLLQNSNVKSEMYRDYSVNIGKLLEHDKFIIDNQKYQIKKNWQETRRRALGSMGKEDNIKMLYNLRKNAKYGKINTLREIIGTDVEFFKKIFPVIMTDPNTCSAVFPLQEGIFDLVIFDEASQLKLEEVLPSMMRGKYKIVSGDIHQMPPSNYFGAEMDQKETDNEEIDEETLFLADSESLLDYVNNLNEDVVMSYLDFHYRSKHPKLINFSNAAFYESRLVPMPSKSEYTPIEYYRVDGVYKARKNDDEADKIIEHIFSDKILIDGKLPSVGIVTLNLEQKTNILNRINSYLRENDNETVKSRYNELLEKNMFVKNLENVQGDERDVMIFSTTFGKNEEGKFIQNFGPLNNQQKGYKLLNVLITRAKYKFDVFTSIPEENINTWENEITKNGNNGRGVFYAYLAYAQAVSENDIDKENRILDTLAVNKTKYSSVPYEKIQETDSKIVKIIAKETGLAENEEVVKNYRIGGFILPYAVKDKDADRAKTVIDINDIETFNGKTAYRGLIYRKNMFEGMGYKYKLLNMADYI
- a CDS encoding leucine-rich repeat domain-containing protein; this encodes MKMRRNLFVLMLFVTLFVNCNKVNSMEKKKEIKTNESSGSVSKSKSCKELEKYNVNSEKIELKNKNLEEISCILDYKNVKELDLRWNKISDLKPLEKLEKLEVLKINFNQIEDITPLLNLKNLKELWLHNNNIKDIRGIGRLSKLNHLDVSFNPLKYGVEEIEKLRRLKRLEVREVPKEIVDYIYENYNKFTMLDKIFIENRMEENSKKRENETKYPNFSEFEDKINDFETVKIVKTISVSEISREKLPEEVYKIVNKYDKEAESEDEKITGIESFRNKDYGMYIITYPYAYAGQSNRETIFVKKGRVIGRKIAYAEALLESMDGDNLFLSVVAAPGATNYIVTDLKEEISWQDDFRDYGFDNDTAAKKNYKTGKILKTASKDDSINLRREPSVESTILYKLKNGVEVEEIYTENNWKYVYFYNEKGGYHMKGYIHKSQLK
- a CDS encoding tetratricopeptide repeat protein — translated: MKKGIIWKIMFVFIFCISLSYLKGKSTENRNNREITEKNVTQINDYAYELYKKGNLSESKKILEDILNKFPKRIVANLNYADVLWKLGEKTKAEKFYTEYIKLLIKSDKLEKNLINDKSIKFANGITLKETKSGYINKDNKKDYILEYSNIETEKAKDMGPDELYEMYKTGKNSSCLKFFISEGEDYKIFDSCKLIIPVGIEGTGGSYGEESSYEIKNNMVIIRDMSMGKLSGFKTYFIELGYKNNNLVIDNVYVEGYSKIKTKEGDDFKVSKSPKKKINKSIEKFDVDTEISELFEKY